A window of Zingiber officinale cultivar Zhangliang chromosome 5A, Zo_v1.1, whole genome shotgun sequence contains these coding sequences:
- the LOC121980090 gene encoding protein ABERRANT PANICLE ORGANIZATION 1-like, with product MEEAFTISITTAGAAGTGAGAGASSSSSASSSASVITVVNMDPRIWRHLPQGMVDRVLAFLPPDAFFRARAVCKRWYSLVFSDSFLELHLRLAPALPCFVFFLLPSTTASSSAPSDASSAAIAAASSSSSRPPPPPALLLDPVADSWHRIPLDAVIPPGFSPAASSHGVLCFISDDAGSKTLVLCNLLSKLAAHLPPSPTPRLFPTVGLAVGPSSICTVLAGDDMISPFAVKNLTAECFHADGVTGFYSPWATGSALPRLCSFEPGRMAYAASAGRFYGMSCGPFGVLSYDVASNAWEKIQPPMRRFLRSPSIAECGGGRVVLVAAVEKSKLSVPRSVRVWSLQPCGRAWSELDRMPHDVHSRFCDAEAGRGFECVGHGDFLVITMRASHDVLLFHVRRKEWRWAPPCPFLRGPGGVIGTLRGFAYVPRLATPCMALLDSSSFMPPVGFDG from the coding sequence ATGGAGGAGGCTTTCACCATTTCCATAACTACCGCGGGGGCGGCCGGGACAGGGGCCGGGGCCGgcgcttcctcttcctcctccgccTCTTCGTCTGCCAGCGTAATTACCGTGGTAAACATGGACCCGCGCATATGGCGTCACCTGCCGCAGGGGATGGTGGACCGCGTGCTGGCCTTCCTGCCCCCCGACGCCTTCTTTCGCGCCCGCGCCGTCTGCAAGCGCTGGTACTCCCTCGTCTTCTCCGATAGCTTTCTTGAGCTCCACCTTCGCCTCGCTCCCGCCCTCCCCTGcttcgtcttcttcctcctcccctcCACGACCGCCTCCTCGTCCGCACCTTCCGATGCATCCTCCGCGGCTATCGCCGCCGCCTCCTCATCGTCATCGAGGCCGCCACCTCCCCCGGCACTCCTCCTCGACCCCGTTGCCGATTCCTGGCACCGCATCCCCCTCGACGCCGTCATTCCTCCCGGCTTCTCCCCCGCCGCCTCCTCCCACGGAGTGCTCTGTTTCATCTCCGACGACGCTGGCTCCAAGACCCTCGTCCTCTGCAACCTCTTGTCCAAACTCGCAGCCCATCTCCCCCCTTCCCCTACCCCGCGCCTCTTCCCCACCGTCGGCCTCGCCGTCGGGCCTTCATCCATTTGCACCGTTCTTGCCGGCGACGACATGATCTCCCCTTTCGCAGTCAAGAATCTCACCGCCGAGTGCTTCCACGCTGACGGCGTCACGGGCTTCTACTCCCCCTGGGCCACCGGCAGCGCGCTGCCCCGCCTCTGCAGTTTCGAGCCCGGGCGCATGGCCTACGCCGCCTCGGCGGGCCGCTTCTACGGCATGAGCTGCGGCCCCTTCGGTGTGCTCTCCTACGACGTCGCCTCCAACGCATGGGAGAAGATCCAACCGCCGATGCGGCGCTTCCTCCGCTCTCCCAGCATCGCTGAGTGCGGCGGCGGGCGGGTGGTGCTGGTCGCGGCGGTCGAGAAGAGCAAGCTGAGCGTGCCGCGGAGCGTGCGGGTGTGGTCGCTCCAGCCGTGCGGCCGCGCGTGGTCGGAGCTCGACCGCATGCCCCACGACGTCCACTCCCGTTTCTGCGACGCCGAGGCTGGCCGCGGCTTCGAGTGCGTCGGCCACGGCGACTTCCTCGTCATCACCATGCGCGCCTCCCACGACGTGCTCCTCTTCCACGTCCGCCGCAAGGAGTGGCGCTGGGCCCCGCCCTGCCCCTTCCTCCGCGGACCCGGCGGAGTGATCGGCACGCTTCGCGGATTCGCCTACGTGCCGCGCCTGGCTACTCCCTGCATGGCGCTGCTCGATTCATCCTCCTTCATGCCTCCCGTAGGCTTCGACGGTTAG